The sequence below is a genomic window from Ficedula albicollis isolate OC2 chromosome 2, FicAlb1.5, whole genome shotgun sequence.
CTTGCCACTCGTTACCATACATTTGGGTTCTGCCTTCAGACGGGGGCGGGGAGGGCGGTGCAGCCGCGTTAGAGCCGAGCCCAAGCAGCCACGTCGGCGAGAGTTAACCCCTTCCTAGGAGAAACCATGGTCCTCCGCAGGTCCTCCTGGACATGTACCATCAGAATTCGCCATTAATGTTTGATAACCTCATCAAAAAGCCATTTCCTTCAGAGTAGGAAGTTTTCTGACCGTCATTCAATGCAGTGTCACTGGCACGATACACGGCACCATGTAGTCGAAAGAACGATATATGGCAAGATATATGTTTATGTATATGTACAAAGAGTGTGTTTCCTAGCAcccagaaaaaaaggatgagcGAAATAGGACGGTAGTttgtctctctccttcctcctgtgTGTCGTCTAGACCCACGGCTGAGCCTGACCAAAGGGAAACACTGCAATCCCTGCACTACTCCGGGGGAAGGGGGTTGGTTGCTGCTGAGCCCCCGTGTAGATACACACATTTCTCTCTAGCCCCTTCCAGACTCTCCGCTTCAACCGGGCACCCGGGGCTGCGGGAGAGCGGGCTGTCCCGAGGGGGAGCGAGCAGGAGCGCCGGGATACGGGACCGACGGGGCAGCAGCGGGGGCCGAGCGGGGCAGCAGCGAGTCCAGCCTCGCCCCACCTGCGCATCACCCTGCACTCGTGGGACCTCGCTCGTGTCCGAAAGGAGGGGGGCGAAAGCGCTCTTACCTCGGAATGGGAGCCGCGCACGTCCCGCTCCCCCCGCCGGACTCCCTTCAGTCCTAAAATTCGGGCACACGGCTGCTAACACCTCCCTAAGCAGCCGCGCAGGGTGCGGGAGCTCGCTGTGCGAGGCCGTGCTGTCCCACTGCCAATCGCCTGTCCCCGAGCCCGCGGCGACGGGACGTGACTCCAGCCAAGCGGCTCCGCTTCGGATGCTGAGGGCGCTTGAGAGCTCGAGCTTTCCTCAGGTCTGTGTGCATTTGCTGGAAAGCAATTTGCAGATTAAAGTGAGGCAGGCGAAGTAGTAACTTTCTAGATGCTGGGGACTTTTACTTCGCTGTAAAGCAATTAATGGTGTTTCCATAGTTAGAGTTTCTGAAAGggaaatttctaattttttgggatttgttttttttttttccccattcaaTAGTGGGTCCTTCCTGACCAGGGCCTTTGCAATACACTCACTTTCCTAACGTAAAGTCCCAAAACGTCTTCATTCGGGGAGATTTCTTGCACTATGCAGCGCTGTAGGGCTCGGCTGCTTTCATTTAGTGGTTTTGAATCGctttaaagaggaaaagtgTGTTGTCTTTAAATACAcgtttaggggaaaaaaaaaagaaaaagactctCGTATTGGGAAACTGCTCGATTTGCAGGAAACCCTCcggatgaaaaaaaaaaaaaaaagactctcGTCTTGGGAAACTGCTCGATTTGCAGGAAACCCTCCGgatgtttgctgcttttcatgtgGCATTTGTGGTCGGCTCTGATAACGCTGGGAGCACCACTTCCAACGCCGCATTCTGTAATGGACCTGAAATAGAAACACATCTCTCGCCGGAGGATCCCCACTCCGCGCCCCCGCGCTGTGTACCGGCGGGTTTAAAAGGTCAATAAATCAGAAGGATGAACTCTCGGTGGCATTGTTAGGTTGGGAAAGTTAACGAATGACCCCAGGAGTCGTGCGACCACGAAGGTTTCAGGAGTGTCAGAAGAAGCTCCCTATGAAACGCCGCGGGGAAGTGAAGTCTGAGCACAGAGGGCGACTGGACTCAGAAGCAGCGCGGTGCTGTGTGTTGCAAAGTTACAATTCGAAAATACCCaaacagccaaaacaaaaagctaGAAAAGAAGGGAGATAATCCGTCTATGACGCCAGGAGCACTTAAAGGGTCACAAACTGCCAACATTTTCTGTACAAACCAGGGAGCTTTTACTTTCTCGGCTTAGATTCAAAACAcacctttctttctttgatcCCAGATCAATGAGCTGTAGAAACGGTTTCAACAAATCTCCTAAACAAAGTCAACTGTAGTTGCTTAGTTTATTACCTCATGGTCATTATacagaaaaaccttttcttttctgctgaaagTGACAGCCCTAAAAATTGCTCAAGCTTTATTTGCAAGCAGTCCCTCTACTCGCTGAACTTTTTCAGTAAAAGCCCCTGCAGGATTTGGCTCACgaaaatatttctgctaattagagggaaagggaaattttgGCGTTTTAACAAGATCAACTGGTTAAAAAAAGGTAATACTCTCTATACTCTCTCCTACGGTTTGAACTCCTAGTTGGTTAATCTTGTCCGAGTCAGTAATGCTGcgtgagctgggagctgctctgggaatcaATGGAAACGGACCGGCTCTCTTAGAGCGCCGCGTTGTTGCCTActtgagttttgttttgcttggaaATCATGTTGCTTATTCCCGCAGCTGAATATTCTGTTATCTGCAGGGCAAAATACACACGCTTTCCTTACGCATGAGTTTTCTTCAAACACGTTTCTGATTCTGTGTAATTCGGAATTTTCTCTGGGTATCGGCCGTGCATCGGTGCGTTACCTGTCTCGGAGCAGCTGGCCTGGGATTGAGGGCTCTG
It includes:
- the LOC107603347 gene encoding uncharacterized protein LOC107603347, which encodes MSLATRYHTFGFCLQTGAGRAHPEKKDERNRTVVCLSPSSCVSSRPTAEPDQRETLQSLHYSGGRGLVAAEPPCRYTHFSLAPSRLSASTGHPGLRESGLSRGGASRSAGIRDRRGSSGGRAGQQRVQPRPTCASPCTRGTSLVSERRGAKALLPRNGSRARPAPPAGLPSVLKFGHTAANTSLSSRAGCGSSLCEAVLSHCQSPVPEPAATGRDSSQAAPLRMLRALESSSFPQIQVLLPSSVPHPNLSDR